The following nucleotide sequence is from Mobula hypostoma chromosome 8 unlocalized genomic scaffold, sMobHyp1.1 SUPER_8_unloc_3, whole genome shotgun sequence.
GGTTGCAGCCCAGCAGCCCCAGATACCATGCCAACCCTGTCGCTGGGTTCTACACACCGGCAAGAATGGGAAACCGGAAGAGGGGAACGAGGGTGGGAATGAGTCCCAACACCCAGAACAGAGATTATTTCCAGGAGGGAGTGCcacattggggggtggggggggcattgGGGAGGACaatgaacagacagacagagatacGGGTGTGTATGGCAGACACCCAGTCCTGGGTCCTGGGGACTGTGGCTCCATTTGGTTTATTAACAGAGTAAATGCACAATCTCGTTTGCAAAAAAAACGAAAGAGGAACATGTCTGGTGTGGGTTACGTTATGAAACATGATTTCCATGCACACGTCCCTGCAGTGACAGGGCCACACTCTGTACATTGGCCGCTGTAGGGGGGAAGTCAGAGAGAAGGCCCAGGAGAGCAGAGGCCACCACCTCTTGGGATCTGGTAAGACTGGGGAACCGTTTGTTAAAAGGAAGAGGAGGGTAGACCACACTCAGAAATGGGATATCTCCTCACAGGGggaaagaaggagggagagggggagggattgaaCGAGAACAAGTGAATTCAAACCAAGAGAGCACCCCAGGATTTAACACACCCCACAGATGAGTGGGATGGAGGGGTGGAGCTGTCTCTCCCACCTCCCTCTGCCTCCCTCCACAACCCAAGGTTCTGAGAAACCAACTTCAGTCGCACCTCTAGGGGATGACAGGAGAGACCTTACATCCCCGGCCCCCACTCCTCTGTCCCCCGCACTGGACCACTGACGACGGGACCCTTGGAAAACAAGGTCTCTGTACATTCCAGTAAAATATAAAAACGTCCATTGTTTCCCTCCTCGTCTGTGTGCGGCCGGTGGGGGCTCCAGGACTAGCCAATCGTCAGACCGAAGCCACACTGGAACTTGTTCTTCCTGTGGTTGAGGAAGGCTCCCAGAGCCAGCGTCAGGGGCAGGGGCACCAATTTCTTCTCCAAGGTGGCACCTACCACCCAGTTACTGTCCAAGGAACCTGCAGACACACAGTTTGGAGGGGAGGGTAGGAGAGAAAAGAATTAAGTGTGCCTTGTTCTATTAACTCTACCCCACATCAGGTCACTACTTGAAGTACAGACGACCCACCCCACAGGCCCCTGCTCTCCACACAGTGCACTGTGCTCTTAGAAATCAGCCTGTGCTCGTGGATCTATTTACTTACTTAGTGATACAGCTCAGAGTAGGTCCTCCTGCTGCATcacaaccccacaaccctgagttaaccctaacttaatcttAGCACGATTAAtttacccggtatgtctttggactgtgggaggtactCCCCCTTTCAGGGACAAATCCTAGCCTCCACTGTGGAAACTCCCTCTGGATCCACAATACGGTGCTGATGGAACTGCTTGGGAACGGGTGCTGGGGGAGTTTGAAGGGGATGGAAATTTTCTTAACGAAGGCCAGGATCAGTCAAGAACAGAATGGGATGGGGTTTAGAGGAGCCAGGATCATTTTGGAACACTGAGAGGAGGTTGAACTGAGGACCACAAAACAATGGGAAACCAGGATAAATGGGAAGTTCTCTTTCCTGATACAGAAGAAGCAAAGTTcaactgggggaggggtggaaaagCATGCGCCTGGagcggggggggggttgggtggACAgttggaatgggggggggggagagagatggagagagagatagagagagagagagagagagagagagagacacagagagacagagacagagacagagagataaaacagagACTGTGCTGGGAAGTCTAGAATGGATGGGATGGACTGAACAGCCAAAGCATTCATAGAAACTGGTTGTCAGCTCATTGAATCacctggagggagggagagaggatgggggtggtGATAAGGGGTGGGGGAGCAGTtgaggaggatgggaggagagtgtCCTGGAAGGGCAGAGTCTGCACCATTGGCCTCTCACTCAAACTCATCTAACATTATGTACTTAGCCATTCCTGTTTGTCACCAAACCAACCATGTTTTGTCATCTGACTCACGACGCTCCCAGACTTCCTCGCTCCACAAACTGCAAAGTGTTTACAGCTCTCCCTGCCATTTCAGATCCCCTGTGCCACAGTATTCCTGTACAGTGCTTCTCCCTGTCATGTCCATGTACATTTCCAAGCGTACATCGCAactcacagtgaaatgtgtcgtcacccccaaggatgtgctgagggaagcttgcaagtgtcaccacacattccaacacCAACTCTCTGGACACCTCCCTCAGACATGGGAGATCAGAATTCAACAAGTCACCACCCTCCCTCAGATACACTAAAAAGAAACCGCGACCTGAGATATTGCTATTTCCTACCACGATAAATTTactcctcccctctccacaccctctgtcCATCACCCACCTTTAAACAGTAGGTTGGCCTTAGGTAAGTCCAGCTGGTAGCCAAAGGTGACATTGGTTTCCTGCATGCGGAGACTGGCCTCTAGCTCCACGCCCACCTGTAACTGGGAGTGGAAAGAGGACAGTGATTTAGGGTCAGCCTCGGACGTCCTGAATCCCCTGAAGTTACAGACTGAGGGGCGTGGGCTCCCAATGTAGCTTCTCCCTGACACTGGAGAGGCACAGTCAGTGCGAGGGGAAAGCAGCGAGGTCCAGTGCGTAGCCTTAggaacagcaagatcccacagaaTGTCACTGACCCAGGAAGTCTCTGGAGGTCGTCATGGGGTGAGGGGCTCATTACCACCAACACCCCTCCCAGTTTGTCACCGTCTGGAGACAACATGGCGCACCCTGCTCATGCCCCAACCGCAGCGTACCCGGTTTACCTGCTCATTAGCTTTGTGGTAGTACGTAGCATGTCCTCCTGCTGGGTTGAGGGTCAGTGTCCCAATCCAGTTACTGCCTGTGGGAGAGGCCAAGGGTCACTGGTCAGACAGGGTCACTGAATACACCCATCCCCATCtgtcacccccccccgcccactaCATTCCTCCCcatgtgacccctacacccctccacatcaGTCAGCCCCCACCCACCCTACCAGTTTAATCCCCTTCAGACGCTACACGCCCTCCTCGTCTCAGCGATCCCCTCTGGCCCCTGCACCCATTCTTTCTCAGCTGGTAGCCTCCATTGACTCCAGTAAAACGACACCACCACCTACTGGCTGCTGGTGGAATTGCTGCCTGGACAACATCCAGCCAGTGAGCCTCACCACCTCTATACAGTCAATGACCTTTccctcactccactctttaacaagggagggaggcaaaagactgAAAATTATAGGTCAACAAACCCGACTTCATTGTTTGGCAAGAGTCCATCATTCTGGATgaaattttggggtacttggaagcaagTAGACAtgattttcttaagggaaaatcttgcctgacaaattaggCTGGGGCAGTGTtggtacaggtccacaatcccttatccaaaattttgaaatccaaaaagctccgaaaaccaaagttttttgccaacagctgacgtcactctggtgtgacgtggcagcactagcagaggccgccagacgaccgttgtggctcagcgctcatactggttacacgtgcatttgctgttcgctgatatttcgtgttcactgttgactttgtgtttaaaatgaaaatgtcaaaaagagctacAGAtaccctatgggtaacaatgagaaaacgagaaggaagcatctatcgaTAACgaagaaagtggagttattgcagaagcttgatcgtggtgtgtctgtgcagcACCTTACTGAAGAATATGGTGTCGGAAcgaccactgtatatgatttaaataaacagaaagacaagttactgaagttttatactgacagtgacgttctacatttattccaataagtcatttaccatgtgtttaaTTTGGTtattttgaagctgtatatttttatgttttattgaatttttttcttgtcatttttccctaaacaatacagtaaaacaactatttacatagcatttacactgtattaggtattataagtaatctggtGATGATTTAAAATATATGGGAGGAGGTGTGTGGGTCTGgagttccgctgggtcctaaagtccaccgcacggagacaggttaaataaggcaCTTGAGCATACGatttttttggtatccgcggccggggtggggggggggggtcccggaaccaataaGGAGggattctgaaatctgaaaaattctgaattctgaaatgtaactggccccaaggatttcagacAAGGGACTGTGGACATGTACTTTTTTTTcatgttatttgtcaatgatttggatggctttggggacaatacaaagataggtggagaggaacacacacaaaatgctggaggaactcggcaggcttggcagcatctatggaaaagtgtaaacaagcAATCTTTCAGGACTGAAAGAAGAGtcctatcctgatgaagggtctcggcccgaaacatcgactgtacttttttccatagatactgcctggcctgctcagttcctcccattttgtgtgcattgcttggatttccagcatctgcagattttctctgtagGTGGAGGGACAGCTGGTGTTAAGAAATCAGGGGGTGTGCAGGAGGATTAGGAGAAAGTGTCAGATGGTAtacagtatagggaagtgtatggtcatgcactttgatataagaaataaaggtgtagactatcttCTAATAGAGGATAAAATAcagaggtgcaatgggacttgggagttctcatgcaagactccttaaaggttaacttgcaggttgagtcggtggtaaggaaggcaaacaaATGCTGGCATTAATTTCGAGagctctagaatataaaagcaaggatgtaatgctgcagCTTTACAAGTCATTGGCCAGATCACATTTGGGAGtcttgtgatcagttttgggttCCAAATCGAAGGAAAGATGTGCAagtattggagatggtccagaggaagttcacgagaatgattccaagaatgaaagggttaaaacaTGAGGCGCATTTGAAGGCTCTCAGCCTatgcttggagtttagaagaccttgggtgggagggggatctcactgatacCTATTCAATTATAAAAGGCCTAATAGAGTGGAtgggcagaggatgtttcctataatgggagagtctgggaccagggggtacagcctcagaatagagggacatccctttagaacagagatgaggtattCCTTTAGCGACTAGGTTGTGAAACACACActgctgtggagcccaagtcattgtgtatttttaaagtagaagttgataggttcttgattagtcagagtgtcaaaggtaacgggagaaggcaggagaatgggattaagagggtTAATAAGTCAACAATGATGGAATGGagcagcaaactcaatgggccaaatggcctaattctgctttgatGTCTTATGGTCACTGTCGGAGAGGATTCAAGCGAGAGGAAACCCCTTCCTCACCTCTCATTGAAGCAGTTAAACCCGAACCCAGGACTCTCTGACCCTTCTCTCCAAACGTACCTGTGTACCGACCGGCAACTGACATCACCGCCCCTTCCTCACCGGGTCGACGATGGTAAACTAACTCGGCCCCGAGTGCCAGGCGAGGAGTAATACTCTGCAGAAAGTGCGCCACCACGATCCCTGCAGGGACACCACTGCTTAATGAAGGTAGACAGCATGCGCAGGGCCTTACATGTAGATGGGATGGGTCAGTCGCTGCAGAACACGCagttacagtaccggtggggacaggtctgtcactgtgtaacacagtggtacagtaccggtggggatgggtctgtcactgtgtaacacagtggtacagtaccggtggggacaggtctgtcactctGTAACACAgtggtacagtaccggtggggacaggtctgtcactgtgtaacacagtggtacagtaccggtggggacaggtctgtcactgtgtaacacagtggtacagtaccggtggggacaggtctgtcactctGTAACACAgtggtacagtaccggtggggacaggtctgtcactctGTAACACAgtggtacagtaccggtggggacaggtctgtcactgtataacaccagggtacagtactggtggggacaggtctgtcactgtgtaacaccagggtacagtactggtggggacaggtctgtcactgtgtaacaccagggtacagtactggtggggatgggtctgtcactgtataacaccagggtacagtactggtggggacaggtctgtcactgtgtaacacagtggtacagtactggtggggatgggtctgtcactgtgtaacacagtggtacagtactggtggggacgggtctgtcactgtgtaacaccagggtacagtactggtggggatgggtctgtcactgtataacaccagggtacagtactggtggggatgggtctgtcactgtataacaccagggtacagtactggtggggatgggtctgtcactgtataacaccagggtacagtactggtggggatgggactgtcactgtataacaccagggtacagtactggtggggatgggactgtcactgtataacaccagggtacagtacaaGTGGAACAaattctgtcactgtataacaccagggtacagtactggtggggatgggtctgtcactgtgtaacactggggtacagtacaaGTGGAGCAaattctgtcactgtataacactggggtacagtaccagtggggatgggtctttCACTGAGTAATATCAGggtacaggtctgtcactgtctAACACCGGGTATTGTACTAGTGGGGATGGGATAAATTTTACGTCCTATGCAGAAGGTTCCAGGGCAGACAAACAAATACAGATTGCAACTCACCTGAGCCAAGGAGAATATCAGGGTTCCCAAGGGTTAGTGTTGCTGTGTAATCCTCACCCCGATACTCTGAGTCCACCTGCCAGTTAATGAACTTCGACTGTTGCGTCTGTAGAAGAAAAAAATGTGGGATCAAATCCAATGTAAATCTTTCACACCATCCAATCAGACACTCCCAGGATCAAACAGAGTAAAATTCCCATCACACTGTCCCTCACatactccctgggtcagacacagagtgaagctctctccacaccgtcccatcacccaaTCCCAGGGTGAGATtgagagtgaagctccttccacgGCCTGTGGTCAATTGCTTTGAGACGTTGAGGCCCTTATTAGGGTCTCTGAAATTAAATTCTGGACATCCTTCAAAGCCACACTGTTGATTTCAGTCATGTGATGTGCAGAGGAGAAGGTCGTCCAGAGTATTTCCTAGTCATTGCGTTCCTAGGCCTGGTCAAGGTGGCCATTCACAGGTCCGGGTGACAGGCAGTGAAGGCTTCTACTGAATCCTCTGGGGGTGGACAGCAACACAGATGCAGTAGAAGCATTCTCACACAGGTCCAGAGCGGAGCTTGAAAAAGCCAGCCCCTATTACCGTCTAGCGGACCAACCAGAatcagagtggtaaggctttggcgAGGTAAGGAAGTGAATTTACTTCTCATTTAACTTTTGAAAAGGCATTATGCTTTCAGCACCAGTGTTATGTTCTGGATGGCAATGTGGAATTTCCAgcagacttccagcctccccaatggccacatctgcaccaggtacatcgagatgcagctcacagaaacatagaaaaccaagagcacaatacaggcccttcggcccacaaagctgtgttgaaccaggtacttactttagaaattacctagggttacccagagatctctatttttctgagctccatgtacctgtccaggagtctcttaaaagaccctatcatatctgcctccaccaccagcagcccattccacacactcaccactctctgcgtaaaaaacttacccctgacatctcctccatacctacttccaagcaccttaaaacgatgccctctcgtgtcagccatttcagcactgggaaaaagtctctgactatccatacgatcaatacctcacatcatcttacacacctctaccaggtcacctctcattcttcaaggagaaaaggagaAAACCTATTCTTGtcagacatgctccccaatccaggcaacatccttgtgaatctcctctgcaccctttctatagtttctacatccttcctgtagtgaggtgaccagaactgagcacagtactccaagtggggtctgaccagggtcctatatagttgcaacattacctctcagctcttaaactcaatcccacgattgatgaaggccaatgcaccgtatgccctcttaaccacagaggcaacctgcgcagcagctttgagtgtcctatggactccaagatgcctctgatcctccacactgccaagagacttaccattaataccgtattctgtcatcatatttgacctaccaaaatgaaccacctcactcttatctgggttgaacaccatctgccacttctcagcccagttttgcatcctatcaatgtcccactgtaacctctgacagccctccacactatccacaacacccccaatcttcgtgtcaccagcaaattcactaacccatccctccacctcctcatccaggtcatttataaaaatcacaaagagaaggggtcccagaacagatccctgaggcacaccactggtcactgacctccatgtagaatatgacccgtctacaaccactctttgctttccgtgggcaagccaattttggatccacaaagcaatgttcccttggatcccacgcctcctgactttctcaatgagccttacATGGAGTGCTCTCCACTAACTAATGTTTTCCCTTCtcacagtcacccatttatctgtctcctgtagcctcggggtgactacctccctgtcgttcctttctatcacctcctcactttccctaacaagtcatcgagctgcagcttcagttccctaacacggtctctaagcaGCTAGGTATTGTTGCCTTGTTGAAAttcacatacactacatctactgctctaccttcgtcaatgtgtttagtcacatcctcaaaaaattcaatcaggcttgtaaggcacgacctgcctttgacaaagccatgctgacaattcctaaccatattatgcctctccaaatgttcataaatcctccctctcagatcttttccatcaacttaccaaccactgtagtaagactcaccggtctataatgtccagggctatctctactccctttcttgaataaaggaacaacatctgcaaccctccaatcctccggagcctctcccatcctcattgataatgcaaagatcattgccagaggctcagcgatctcctccctcgcctcccacagtagcttggggtacatgtcATCcggtccaacttgatgctttccaaaagctccggcacatcctctttcttaatgtctatatgctcagactgctgtaagtcatccttacaatcgccaaggtccttttccgtaatgAATACCAAAGCAAAGttggccgtatctcgggtaatgatgagtttgagtacaaaatggaaattaagaacctagtggcatggtgcaaagacaataacttatccctcaacgtcagcaagatgaaggacttggtcgttgacttcagaaggagtagcggattgcagttcctcagggtcaatatcacaaagtacctgacttggtccaaccaagcagagtccactgccaagaaggcccaccagtgcctttacttcctgagaaagctaaagaaatttggcctgtcccctagaatactcactaatttttatagatgcaccgtagaaagcattcttctagggtgcgtcacaacctggaatggaagttgtcctgttcaagaccggaagaagctgcagaagatcgtgaacacagcccagcacatcacacaaaccaatcttctgtccttggactcactttacaccgcatgctgtcggagcagtgctgccaggataatcaaggacacgacccacccagccaacacacttttcatccctcttccctccaggagaagctcaggagcttgaagacttgtatggccagatttgggaacagcttctttccaactgtgttaagactgttgaacggatcctgacccggatctgggctgtaccctccaaatatccggacctgcctctcggtttttgcactaccttactttaccTTTTCTTTTTTCTATCTATGctttataacttaaatttttactatttactatcgatttgtactccagggagcgtgaagcgcagaatcaaatatccctgtgatgattgtacgctctagtatcaattgtttggcgacaataaagtattcattaagtacctccactacctcctcggttccttacacacttttccactgtcacacctgattggtcctattctcccatgtcttatcctcttgctcaggGGTCCCTGACCTGTTTTGCACGCGGACCGGCCCGATGGGGGGGTGGTGGCGTTAATCACGACCGAAATATAGGAGAAACttcaagtcacttataagtggctaataatactcaatttcatttctaaaaggatttatctgacaaatttaatattaaacacacagcacatattttcctcctatgaacatataaaatcattgcaacacaccaatatcggtgAATCAGTGGGAAACCtgagcttgttttcctgcaacaacacggtcctatcgaggggtgatgggagacagcgatactcgaagggggttccttatgtccagtctattcctcaatttagttttcattgcattcattgcagaaaactctgcttcgcagcgatatgatgttggaaatggaagcaacgttttcagtgctttcgtggctatctcaggatattcagccttgactttgatccagaatgccagcagagatgttatgtcaaacatacttttcagcccaccgtcatttgcaagctcgaggaggtGATCTTTTTCCCgccctgacatggatgattcactgggaacattcacaaatgggtcatggccccattcctttgcacgtcttgggtcatttgtggttgggaagtaacgctcgaattctgccGACAGCAAAGTTAGGTGATcgtgcaccagctgtgagaaagacGGTGCGGACTCAGTCTCTCCCAACATCTCAGTTaatattgggaacatgtcaaatatgcccctgtccactcactGTCCCTACAGTTCCactttggctttgaaagcagacactttgtctgccaacttgaagacagttgtcattctcccctgaagtaaCAAACTGAGTTcagtgagcaggttgaagatgtcacacagatagccACTAGGTAtgatgctctcagagcagcagcatttgtggaggtggtggctctcagcacttgcctctgtcccgcttgctcacgtttttccCTCTCAGAAAACTCAACAGGTTTGTCTCTAATTGCAGGGTGCTCGGACTCAAggtgctgaagcagttttgagggcttcattgcctcattagacagcttgtctccatacaccacacacagggggcttggagcgtgcgagtcaccggtcgcaataaagatatattttatgtatgactcgtcgtattttctgttgaaggaagcttcttttttttttacagtctctacattatcatcatcgttaggccttttatgtcctcttccacctcttccaaagaaactctcaagcgatgtttgttttttactcataccGACAGATGACCTTGCgcacgttcaagttcaacagtggacgtgacagggaatgaggaaaggtgcagctgactcatatcgcttcaTACCGCCAAAtaatatcgtttcctcacggcctggtggttggggaccactgcccttgctcttcacatacctgtagaacgccttggggttttccttaatcctgcttgccaaggccttctcatggccccttctggctctcctaatttcatacttaagctccttcctgctagccttataatcttctagatctctatcgttaCCTAGCTCTTTacagaccgtgttagggaactgaagctgcagctccatcacttgttagggaaagtgaggaggtgatagacaggagctacagggaggtagtcaccccaaggctacaggagacagataaatgggtgattgAGAGAATGGAAAACAttagatagtggagagcaccccgtTGCTGtgcccctcaacaataagtactccattttgagtactgtttgggggggggaggcGGTGGTGGTGACCTACAGGAAAAGCACAGTAGCTGTGCCTCTGACACCAAGTCtcaccctgtggctcagaagaggatggcagcagtaataaggGACTCTATCGTTAGGGGggcagataggcgattctgtggatgtgaaaaagaaagacagtttcctcccaggtgccaaggtccacGATGCTTCT
It contains:
- the LOC134341191 gene encoding mitochondrial import receptor subunit TOM40 homolog; its protein translation is MGNVFAAGSPVPGAGFSVPPGFAVPPVSGPEQQRAAAAGIGPGTGNGNGAGGVGGLPNPGTFEECHRKCKELFPIQMEGVKLIVNKGLSNHFQVNHTVSLSTTAESSYHFGATYVGTKQISPTEAFPVLVGDMDNTGSLNAQVIHQVTNRVRSKMVLQTQQSKFINWQVDSEYRGEDYTATLTLGNPDILLGSGIVVAHFLQSITPRLALGAELVYHRRPGEEGAVMSVAGRYTGSNWIGTLTLNPAGGHATYYHKANEQLQVGVELEASLRMQETNVTFGYQLDLPKANLLFKGSLDSNWVVGATLEKKLVPLPLTLALGAFLNHRKNKFQCGFGLTIG